A genomic window from Fusarium falciforme chromosome 2, complete sequence includes:
- a CDS encoding M20-dimer domain-containing protein, with the protein MPSRTVSPTMSPAPSSPILSTLEVAEDPATRPDLIHNLSHESTVLALAVSPQHEMIYAGTQDGEIVAWSLDTFHQVHRVQAHKRSVLSLSLSPDASLLFSSAGDPIINVWDPKTLTRLYEIYGSYDVGDIFCTAYSPQHETLYIGAQNATIQWVGLNDTTARVSPESQQHPDRRNHRFFDSKPPGGTSTPRRNDDRWGLIPKAQTVLEMHSGCVRNFAHYGYVYCMIMAKGPTVEVGTDDDVLISGAGDGTIKLWSLGHAAGEDEEHGGGIQEIMTLGSDNAESVLSLALDSSFLYAGKLDGVVELWDLDTSQRLRVIKAHDCDIMSIQMGWGYLWTAATNGWASKYSTTHYGKYQHASSGTVPQKYQCLLRWHAHHGKILASAITTYKNKQYFITGANDDNVSIWAIDPDDCSKKEKEVSQASDNLLLSTLRDFVSYKTVSSRPEFAEDCRKGATYLGALFKRLGGHVEMLSTEKPHNPVVYARFSAKKEAAETRKRILFYGHYDVVAADSRKGNWTNDPFTMQGTNGYLYGRGVSDNKGPIVAALYAVTDLMEAQQLENDVIFLIEGEEEFGSLGFEEAVRKNKELIGDVDYILLANSYWLDDEVPCLTYGLRGVLHTTICVDAPRPDIHSGVDGSYMLNEPLTDLTHILSKLKGPGNRVQIPGFYEGILPVTPEEEARYDDIASILIRSNPEKGPEERLKQSLMARWREPNLTLHRYKVSGPDGSLVSSHASSHISLRLVPGQEVDSVIEALTAFLENEFSQLESQNRLTINVDNRAEPWLGDPTNAIFQTLEKAILETWEGSFETSAPSGDATPDVAPEQNEVLSVKTKLGKPRKPLYIREGGSIPAIRFLEKEFGAPAAHLPCGQSTDSAHLDNERICLLNLLKAREIFAKVFGRL; encoded by the exons ATGCCTTCCCGGACGGTTTCGCCGACCATGTCGCCCGCCCCTTCGTCTCCGATCCTCTCTACCCTCGAAGTTGCTGAAGACCCCGCGACCCGACCCGACCTCATCCACAACCTCTCCCATGAGAGCACCGTCCTTGCTCTCGCCGTCAGTCCCCAGCATGAGATGATCTATGCTGGTACACAGGATGGCGAGATTGTAGCTTGGTCTCTCGACACCTTTCACCAGGTCCATCGTGTCCAGGCACACAAGCGCAGCGTCCTGtcgctctccctctcccccgATGCCTCCCTCCTGTTTTCCAGCGCTGGAGACCCCATCATCAACGTCTGGGACCCCAAGACCCTGACTCGACTATACGAGATCTACGGTTCCTACGACGTCGGCGACATCTTCTGTACCGCGTATAGCCCTCAGCACGAGACCCTCTACATTGGAGCGCAGAATGCCACCATCCAATGGGTCGGTCTCAACGACACAACTGCTCGTGTGTCCCCCGAGTCTCAACAACACCCTGACCGACGAAACCACCGTTTCTTTGACTCCAAGCCCCCCGGCGGTACGAGCACGCCGCGGCGCAACGATGACCGTTGGGGCTTGATCCCCAAAGCCCAGACCGTTCTCGAGATGCACTCGGGCTGTGTTCGAAACTTTGCGCACTACGGTTATGTGTACTGCATGATCATGGCCAAGGGCCCCACCGTGGAGGTCGGAACCGATGACGATGTTTTGATATCTGGTGCTGGCGATGGAACAATCAAGCTTTGGAGTTTGGGGCATGCTGCCGGTGAGGACGAAGAGCATGGAGGTGGTATCCAGGAGATCATGACCCTGGGCTCCGACAACGCCGAATCTGTCTTGTCGCTGGCTCTTGACAGCTCATTCTTGTACGCTGGCAAGCTGGATGGCGTTGTCGAGCTGTGGGATCTTGACACATCTCAACGGTTAAGAGTCATCAAGGCGCATGATTGCGACATCATGTCGATCCAGATGGGTTGGGGTTATTTGTGGACAGCCGCAACTAACGGTTGGGCCAGT AAATACAGTACAACTCACTACGGCAAATACCAGCATGCGTCGTCCGGAACCGTGCCCCAAAAGTACCAGTGCCTCTTGCGATGGCACGCTCATCATGGCAAAATTCTGGCCTCAGCTATCACCACCTACAAGAACAAGCAGTACTTCATTACTGGCGCCAACGATGACAACGTCTCAATCTGGGCTATTGACCCTGACGACtgctccaagaaggagaaggaagtcTCTCAAGCCTCGGACAACTTACTCTTGTCGACCCTCCGAGACTTTGTGTCGTACAAGACCGTGTCCTCCCGTCCAGAGTTTGCCGAGGACTGTCGTAAGGGAGCAACGTATCTCGGTGCGCTGTTCAAGCGTCTAGGCGGGCATGTCGAGATGCTCAGCACCGAGAAGCCTCACAACCCCGTTGTTTATGCTCGCTTctcggccaagaaggaggcggcCGAGACGCGGAAGCGCATCCTCTTCTACGGTCACTACGACGTCGTTGCGGCCGACAGCCGCAAGGGCAACTGGACCAACGACCCATTTACCATGCAAGGAACTAATGGCTACCTCTACGGTCGTGGTGTCAGTGACAACAAGGGGCCAATTGTCGCTGCGCTCTATGCTGTTACGGACTTGATGGAGGCTCAGCAGCTAGAGAACGATGTCATCTTCCTGatcgagggcgaggaagaaTTCGGGTCGCTCGGCTTTGAAGAGGCTGTCAGGAAGAACAAGGAGCTGATTGGCGATGTGGACTACATCTTGCTTGCCAACAGTTATTGGTTGGACGATGAGGTGCCTTGCTTGACGTATGGTCTTCGTGGTGTTTTGCATACGACCATATGCGTTGATGCGCCTCGGCCTGACATTCACTCGGGTGTCGACGGTTCTTATATGCTGAACGAGCCGTTGACCGATCTTACGCAcatcctctccaagctcaagggcccCGGCAACCGGGTACAGATCCCTGGCTTCTACGAGGGAATCCTTCCTGTGACTCCGGAAGAGGAAGCGCGCTATGACGACATTGCTTCTATTCTAATCCGCAGCAACCCTGAGAAGGGCCCAGAAGAGAGGCTCAAGCAGTCCCTCATGGCACGGTGGAGAGAGCCGAACTTGACGCTCCATCGATACAAGGTGTCTGGTCCGGACGGCAGCCTTGTGAGCAGCCACGCCAGTTCCCACATCAGTCTGCGACTGGTGCCGGGTCAAGAGGTGGATAGCGTGATTGAGGCGCTGACGGCGTTTTTGGAGAACGAGTTTTCGCAGCTCGAGTCACAGAACAGGCTGACCATCAACGTGGACAACAGAGCCGAGCCGTGGCTGGGTGATCCCACAAACGCCATCTTTCAGACCCTGGAAAAGGCCATCCTGGAGACTTGGGAGGGCTCCTTTGAGACATCTGCTCCTTCAGGCGATGCCACACCAGATGTCGCGCCTGAGCAGAATGAGGTCCTCTCGGTCAAGACCAAGCTGGGCAAGCCTCGCAAGCCGTTGTACATCCGCGAGGGTGGTTCGATCCCAGCGATCCGgttcttggagaaggagttTGGGGCACCGGCTGCGCACTTGCCATGCGGGCAGTCAACCGACTCGGCGCATCTGGACAATGAAAGGATCTGTCTGTTGAACCTGCTCAAGGCCCGTGAGATTTTTGCCAAGGTGTTTGGTCGGTTGTAA